The genomic window GTCTTCCTCTCCTCAGGCAATGCTCGATATCTCTTCTTTACAGCAGAGCAACCTTTTTGGTGCCTATAATCCAACGACACCGACGGTGGTTGAACAGCAAGTTATCCAAGATGCCCCTAAGACACGATTGAATTTGATTTTGGTTGGTGCCGTTGCCAGCTCGAATCCTAAATTAAGCTTAGCTGTGATAGCCAATCGCGGTACGCAAGCGACTTACGGGATTAATGAAGAAATTGACGGTACACGAGCTAAATTAAAAGCGGTATTCGTTGATCGCGTGATCATCAATAATTCAGGGCGAGACGAAACACTGATGCTCGAAGGTATTGAGTATAAGCGTTTAGCGGTATCCGCACCGGCGCCCCCGAGAGCTTCTTCTTCTGTTCGTGGTAACAACCCGGCTTCTGCCGAACAGAAGCTGGATCAAATCAAAGCAAAAATATTAAAAGATCCGCAACAAATCTTTCAATATGTTCGACTGTCTCAGGTGAAGCGTGACGATAAAGTGATGGGTTATCGTGTGAGCCCTGGCAAAGATTCAGAACTTTTTAACTCAGTTGGCCTCCAAAGCGGAGATATTGCGACTCAGTTAAACGGGCAAGACCTGACAGACCCAGCCGCTATGGGCAATATATTCCGTACCATTTCAGAACTGACAGAGCTCAACCTTACCGTCGAGAGGAATGGACAACAACATGAAGTGTTTATTGAATTTTAAAACTTTGCGTCCAAAGAGCGACGAAAGTGTAGGAGAAATACGTGAAGCATTGGTTTAAGAAAAGTGCATGGTTGTTGGCTGGAAGCTTAATCTGCACGCCTGCCGCCATCGCTAGTGATTTTAGTGCCAGTTTTAAGGGCACGGACATTCAAGAGTTTATTAATATTGTTGGCCGTAACCTAGAGAAGACGATCATCGTTGACCCATCCGTACGTGGAAAAATTGATGTGCGCAGTTATGACGTACTCAATGAAGAACAATATTACCGTTTCTTTCTCAATGTATTAGAAGTCTATGGTTATGCGGTTGTTGAAATGGATTCGGGTGTTCTTAAAATCATCAAAGCCAAAGACGCAAAAACCTCTGCGATTCCGGTTGTGGGAGAGGGTGATTCAGTTAAAGGCGACAGCGTTGTTACTCGTGTCGTAAGGGTTCGCAATGTCTCGGTGCGTGAATTGTCTCCTCTGCTTCGTCAATTGAATGACAATGCTGGCGCGGGTAACGTAGTGCACTATGACCCTGCCAATATCATCTTGATTACTGGCCGAGCAGCGGTGGTCAATCGTTTAGCTGAAATCATTAAGCGTGTTGACCAAGCGGGTGATAAAGAGATTGAAATCGTTGAGCTGAAAAATGCTTCAGCAGCCGAGATGGTGCGTATTGTTGATGCTCTGAGTAAAACCACAGACGCAAAAAACACCCCCGAATTTTTGCAACCTAAACTGGTGGCAGACGAGCGCACCAATTCGATTCTTATTTCTGGTGATCCTAAGGTACGCAGTCGTTTAAAAAAGCTGATTAAACAGCTTGATGTTGAAATGGCAACGAGAGGTAATAACCAAGTTGTCTACCTTAAATACGCGAAAGCAGAAGATCTTGTCGATGTGTTGAAAGGTGTGTCTGATAACTTGCAGTCAGAGAAGCAAACGTCAACCAAAGGCAGTCCATCGCAACGAAACCAAGTGATGATTTCGGCGCACAGTGATACCAATTCTCTGGTTATTTCTGCCCAGCCAGAGATCATGAGTGCACTGAAAGATGTCATTGCACAACTCGATATTCGTCGTGCTCAAGTATTGATTGAAGCCTTGATTGTTGAGATGTCAGAAGGTGATGGCGTTAACCTTGGTGTCCAGTGGGGCAACCTTGAAACCGGGGCTGTGGTCCAGTACGGCAACACCGGAGCGTCTATTGGCAATGTTATGGTCGGTTTAGAAGAAGCGAAAGATACGGAAAAGACCACCGCGGTTTACGATGAAAATGGTAAATTCCAGCGCAATGAAACGACGACTGAAAAGGGTGACTATTCAACGTTAGCTTCCGCTCTCTCTGGTGTTAATGGTGCGGCTGTGAGCTTGGCCATGGGCGATTGGACAGCGCTGATCAGTGCTGTGGCGACCGATTCAAACTCAAATATTCTCTCTTCACCAAGTATTACGGTTATGGATAATGGTGAAGCTTCGTTCATTGTTGGTGAAGAAGTGCCGGTTCTTACGGGCTCGACGGCAGGTTCAAGCAACGACAATCCATTCCAGACGGTTGAACGTAAAGAAGTCGGCATCAAACTTAAAGTGGTGCCACAAATTAATGAAGGTGACTCTGTTCAGCTGAAAATAGAACAAGAAGTCTCGAATGTATTAGGTGCAAACGGGGCTGTTGATGTTCGTTTTGCTAAGCGCCAGCTCAATACCTCGGTGATAGTTCAAGATGGTCAAATGCTCGTGCTAGGCGGTCTGATTGATGAGCGTGCATTGGAGAGTGAATCTAAAGTCCCATTTTTAGGTGATATTCCTATTTTGGGATACTTGTTTAAATCAACCAGTACTCAGGTCGAGAAAAAGAACTTAATGGTTTTCATCAAGCCAACCATTATTCGTGATGGGATGACGGCTGATGGTATCACTCAGCGTAAATACAACTTCATTCGAGCTGAGCAACTCTATAAAGCTGAGCAAGGGCTGAAATTGATGGCTGACGATAACATTCCGGTTTTACCTAAGTTTGGTGACAATATGGATCACCCAGCAGAAATCCAAGCTTTCCTTGATCAAATGGAAAAAGAATAATGACTGAATTGATCGGTTCGGCGCGTACTTACCAGCGCTTGCCGTTTAGCTTTGCGAATCGCTACAAAATGGTGCTTGAGTATCAGCATCCTGAGCGTGAGCCAGTACTTTATTACGTTGAACCATTGAAATCAGCGGCGATCATTGAAGTGAGCCGAGTGGTGAAGCGTGGCTTTATACCTCAAGTAATTACCGTGGATGAGTTTGATAAAAAACTGACTGATGCTTATCAGCGAGATTCATCGGAAGCGCGCCAGTTGATGGAAGATATTGGGGCAGACAGCGACGATTTTTTCTCATTAGCCGAAGAGTTACCACAAGATGAAGACCTGCTTGAATCGGAAGACGATGCCCCTATCATCAAGTTAATCAAT from Vibrio artabrorum includes these protein-coding regions:
- the gspC gene encoding type II secretion system protein GspC, yielding MGNSPILSRLFANGWEIQKKLSLATCCVLIAASAWILGQLAWFIEPVEQTLVPWQAAASSSSSPQAMLDISSLQQSNLFGAYNPTTPTVVEQQVIQDAPKTRLNLILVGAVASSNPKLSLAVIANRGTQATYGINEEIDGTRAKLKAVFVDRVIINNSGRDETLMLEGIEYKRLAVSAPAPPRASSSVRGNNPASAEQKLDQIKAKILKDPQQIFQYVRLSQVKRDDKVMGYRVSPGKDSELFNSVGLQSGDIATQLNGQDLTDPAAMGNIFRTISELTELNLTVERNGQQHEVFIEF
- the gspD gene encoding type II secretion system secretin GspD, whose amino-acid sequence is MKHWFKKSAWLLAGSLICTPAAIASDFSASFKGTDIQEFINIVGRNLEKTIIVDPSVRGKIDVRSYDVLNEEQYYRFFLNVLEVYGYAVVEMDSGVLKIIKAKDAKTSAIPVVGEGDSVKGDSVVTRVVRVRNVSVRELSPLLRQLNDNAGAGNVVHYDPANIILITGRAAVVNRLAEIIKRVDQAGDKEIEIVELKNASAAEMVRIVDALSKTTDAKNTPEFLQPKLVADERTNSILISGDPKVRSRLKKLIKQLDVEMATRGNNQVVYLKYAKAEDLVDVLKGVSDNLQSEKQTSTKGSPSQRNQVMISAHSDTNSLVISAQPEIMSALKDVIAQLDIRRAQVLIEALIVEMSEGDGVNLGVQWGNLETGAVVQYGNTGASIGNVMVGLEEAKDTEKTTAVYDENGKFQRNETTTEKGDYSTLASALSGVNGAAVSLAMGDWTALISAVATDSNSNILSSPSITVMDNGEASFIVGEEVPVLTGSTAGSSNDNPFQTVERKEVGIKLKVVPQINEGDSVQLKIEQEVSNVLGANGAVDVRFAKRQLNTSVIVQDGQMLVLGGLIDERALESESKVPFLGDIPILGYLFKSTSTQVEKKNLMVFIKPTIIRDGMTADGITQRKYNFIRAEQLYKAEQGLKLMADDNIPVLPKFGDNMDHPAEIQAFLDQMEKE